One window of Bacteroidales bacterium genomic DNA carries:
- a CDS encoding DUF2023 family protein yields the protein MKVLNHHIYEYKKGLRHLVLHTLDATLRFEAEARLHQRNISYVVREVTATKINIFFGDEKCVEVIREIGNKKLNEFTPEEDFMLGIMLGYDGLKQCERFLNLKRRKNDYLWKQIINTAIPA from the coding sequence ATGAAAGTATTGAACCATCATATATATGAATATAAAAAGGGATTACGCCACCTGGTATTGCACACCCTCGACGCAACCTTGCGTTTCGAGGCAGAAGCAAGATTACACCAACGCAATATCAGTTATGTGGTAAGGGAAGTAACTGCAACAAAGATCAATATCTTTTTCGGCGATGAGAAATGTGTGGAAGTCATTCGTGAAATCGGCAATAAAAAACTGAATGAATTCACACCTGAAGAAGATTTTATGCTTGGCATTATGCTTGGGTACGACGGCCTGAAACAATGTGAACGTTTTTTGAATCTGAAACGGAGAAAAAACGATTATCTTTGGAAACAAATAATCAATACGGCCATACCGGCCTGA
- a CDS encoding class I SAM-dependent methyltransferase produces the protein MEINLSGVPETMLWPLYNRGCEQRRTDRLIEDPMALELMERIDYDYAGNFGKFNAGHPLRSRVFDDAISTWLECNPNGTIVSLGEGLDTQFWRIDNGRLNWISVDLPEAIDVRNRFLPQHERVKNIACSALDFTWMKLIPKDKPIFIVLAGVIMYFSGTDAKALIAQISDHFRKGEIIFDMIPEWYSRKTMKGMQVTRSYQAPPMPWGMNYIDRMKLLEIHDSLLIKQSYSFADLFPKRMRPFSYFRHFKWVKNNMAPWMIHLKIHH, from the coding sequence ATGGAAATAAATCTTTCGGGTGTTCCTGAAACCATGTTATGGCCGTTATATAACCGAGGATGTGAACAACGCCGCACTGATCGATTGATTGAAGACCCGATGGCACTCGAGTTGATGGAGCGCATCGATTACGATTACGCGGGAAACTTTGGAAAATTTAACGCAGGACATCCTTTGCGTTCCCGTGTGTTCGATGATGCTATTTCTACATGGCTTGAATGTAATCCCAATGGCACTATTGTATCATTAGGTGAAGGACTCGACACTCAATTCTGGCGTATCGACAACGGACGGCTCAACTGGATATCAGTGGATCTACCAGAAGCCATAGATGTTCGTAACCGTTTTTTACCGCAACATGAAAGGGTAAAAAACATCGCTTGTTCTGCACTTGACTTTACATGGATGAAGCTGATTCCAAAAGATAAACCCATTTTTATTGTATTGGCAGGTGTGATCATGTATTTTTCCGGAACAGATGCAAAAGCACTTATTGCACAAATTTCCGACCATTTCAGGAAAGGTGAGATTATTTTTGATATGATACCCGAATGGTATTCCCGGAAAACAATGAAAGGTATGCAGGTAACCAGATCTTATCAGGCTCCACCCATGCCCTGGGGCATGAATTACATAGACCGTATGAAGCTACTGGAGATACATGATTCATTGCTTATCAAGCAATCTTACTCTTTTGCGGATTTATTTCCCAAAAGAATGCGTCCGTTTTCTTATTTCAGGCATTTCAAATGGGTAAAAAACAATATGGCACCGTGGATGATACATTTGAAAATTCATCACTAA